One Heptranchias perlo isolate sHepPer1 chromosome 5, sHepPer1.hap1, whole genome shotgun sequence DNA window includes the following coding sequences:
- the LOC137321957 gene encoding uncharacterized protein has product MDYSSESVSFLDTQISIKDGHLSTSLYRKPTDNLTMLHFSSFHPNHVKEAIPYGQALRIHRICSDEEERDGHLQTLKDALVRTGYDARLVDRQFRRATAKNRIDLLRRQTRDATNRVPFVIQYFPGAEKLHHVLRSLQQVIDDDEHLAKAIPTPPLLAFKQPPNLKQTIVRSKLPSFQENSVHDTTQPCHGNLCKTCQIIDTDTTITREDTTHQVHGSYSCDSANVVYLIRCRKGCPGAWYIGETMQTLRQRMNGHRATIAKQEGSLPVGEHFSSQGHSATDLRVSVLQGGLRDTRQRKIVEQKLIAKFRTHEDGLNRDLGFMSRYT; this is encoded by the coding sequence atggactactcctcagaatcggtttctttcttggacacacaaatctccatcaaagacgggcacctcagcacctcactctaccgcaagcccacggacaacctcacgatgctccacttttccagcttccaccccaaccacgtcaaagaggccatcccctatggacaggccctacgaatacacaggatctgctcagacgaggaggaacgcgatggacacctacagacgctgaaagacgccctcgtaagaacgggatatgacgctcgacttgtcgatcgacagttccgacgggccacagcgaagaatcgcatagacctcctcagaagacaaacacgggacgcaaccaacagagtacccttcgtcatccagtacttccctggagcggagaaactacaccatgttctccgcagccttcaacaggtcatcgatgacgacgaacacctcgctaaggccatccccacgcctccactgctcgcctttaaacagccacccaacctcaaacagaccatcgttcgcagcaagttacccagttttcaggagaacagcgtccacgacaccacacaaccctgccacggcaacctctgcaagacatgccagatcatcgacacggataccaccatcacacgagaggacaccacccaccaggtacatggttcatactcctgtgactcggccaacgttgtttacctcatacgttgcaggaaaggatgccccggagcatggtatattggcgagaccatgcagacgctgcgacaacggatgaacggacaccgcgcaacaatcgccaaacaggagggttccctcccagtcggggaacactttagcagtcaaggacattcagccaccgatcttcgggtaagcgttctccaaggcggccttcgagacacacgacaacgcaaaatcgtcgagcagaagttgatagccaagttccgcacccatgaggacggcctcaaccgggatcttgggttcatgtcacgctacacgtaa